A single window of Gossypium arboreum isolate Shixiya-1 chromosome 13, ASM2569848v2, whole genome shotgun sequence DNA harbors:
- the LOC108462872 gene encoding NEP1-interacting protein 1-like, producing the protein MLKDCFPGLAFRCGEALAFWIFVLMTDLRIGFLIKLFKRSLFAAFICIFALGGAIVGTVVGAMKGQTTETGFFRGAGIGAVAGAITAVQLLESLADGESLSKVALLVSLVNGKVFIEWVSPAVLKAYQWQMNSLESTYREISDIYDVNGGKGLSRSCIQKLPMQEFHSIERIKSREESYCSICIQGLKDGEMARNLPRCGHIFHLKCIDEWLSRQGTCPMCREDVLDDDDNGGGGGEEVLIRKF; encoded by the exons ATGTTAAAGGACTGTTTCCCTGGATTAGCATTTAGATGTGGAGAAGCTCTTGCTTTCTGGATTTTTGTTCTAATGACAGATCTTAGGATTGGATTCTTAATTAAACTCTTCAAAAGATCACTCTTTGCTGCTTTCATCTGCATTTTTGCTTTAG GAGGAGCCATAGTGGGAACTGTAGTAGGAGCAATGAAAGGGCAAACAACAGAAACTGGGTTTTTCAGGGGAGCTGGAATTGGGGCTGTTGCAGGTGCGATCACAGCCGTTCAGTTGCTGGAATCATTGGCTGATGGGGAGTCATTGTCTAAG GTAGCCTTATTGGTTAGCTTAGTAAATGGAAAGGTTTTCATTGAATGGGTAAGCCCAGCAGTGCTAAAAGCATACCAATGGCAA ATGAATTCACTTGAATCGACATACAGAGAAATCTCAGACATATATGATGTAAATGGAGGAAAGGGTTTATCTAGAAGTTGCATCCAAAAGCTTCCAATGCAGGAATTTCATTCTATTGAGAGGATCAAATCAAGGGAGGAATCTTATTGTTCAATTTGCATACAG GGATTAAAGGATGGAGAAATGGCAAGAAATCTTCCCAGATGTGGGCACATCTTTCACTTAAAGTGCATAGATGAATGGCTAAGCAGGCAAGGAACTTGTCCCATGTGTAGAGAGGATGTTCTTGACGATGATGAtaatggtggtggtggtggtgaagAAGTGTTAATCAGGAAATTTTGA